A stretch of the Streptomyces sp. NBC_00078 genome encodes the following:
- a CDS encoding RidA family protein, which produces MSQSMASAANTDSASDRLQALGLALPELRDNPYYVHHRKVGSSIYISGQLPYKDGWLLGQGAVGGDVELETARELARHAVLNALAAAVQAVGDLDRVRVVQMLVFVASTPDFGQQSNVANAASELLIEVLGENGRHARTAIGVAGLPLNSPVEIQMVCTAV; this is translated from the coding sequence ATGAGCCAGTCCATGGCTTCGGCAGCGAACACCGACTCGGCTTCCGATCGGCTCCAGGCCCTGGGTCTGGCCCTTCCCGAGCTCCGTGACAATCCGTACTACGTGCACCACCGGAAGGTGGGCTCCAGCATCTACATTTCGGGCCAACTGCCCTATAAGGACGGTTGGCTGCTGGGTCAGGGCGCTGTCGGCGGGGATGTCGAGCTGGAGACTGCGCGGGAACTCGCGCGTCATGCCGTGCTCAACGCGCTCGCCGCCGCTGTGCAGGCGGTGGGCGATCTGGACCGGGTCCGGGTCGTGCAGATGCTGGTCTTCGTGGCCAGCACGCCGGACTTCGGTCAGCAGTCGAACGTCGCCAACGCGGCCAGTGAACTGCTCATCGAGGTACTGGGCGAGAACGGACGGCACGCCCGCACCGCGATCGGTGTCGCCGGGCTTCCGCTCAACAGTCCGGTCGAGATCCAGATGGTCTGCACCGCGGTGTAG